One Candidatus Nitrososphaera evergladensis SR1 genomic window carries:
- a CDS encoding adenylate/guanylate cyclase domain-containing protein, with amino-acid sequence MQSKLKQTVFNLYNAGIFPEVIATQLDISEEEVNRIIKDRISKEAEEEKEKTSVKQTSSSSFDRALLGMFYLDAVVNIGNIIKSAQLAMWNSLKGEMEFNISDEDTRDILEKMAGSKATFVILYIDIVGSTKLSMTLPADKLAAIVRGFTYEISLVVSAYGGFVLKYLGDAILAFFVIPDKSNPYMPCTNAVHCARSMIRAVKEGFNVILNQEGYSELDVRIGIDLGENVVVEYGWDLHSLVMDGKQITIRKVRHDILGYTISIASKITGLAQPNQIVIGQYVYEELDKQQKDAFKLLSTPPETWSYVGSKTGNLYSLYASSL; translated from the coding sequence TTGCAATCAAAACTAAAGCAAACCGTGTTTAATCTATACAATGCGGGCATTTTTCCAGAGGTGATTGCAACACAACTCGATATCAGCGAAGAAGAAGTCAATAGAATAATTAAAGATAGAATTTCCAAAGAAGCAGAGGAGGAGAAGGAAAAAACATCGGTCAAACAGACCTCCTCTTCTTCTTTCGATAGAGCCTTGCTAGGCATGTTTTACCTTGATGCAGTTGTCAACATAGGGAACATCATCAAGTCAGCCCAACTGGCAATGTGGAATTCATTGAAAGGAGAAATGGAATTTAACATTTCGGACGAAGACACACGGGACATCCTTGAAAAAATGGCAGGGTCCAAAGCCACTTTCGTGATACTGTACATCGACATAGTCGGCTCGACAAAGCTTTCGATGACGTTGCCCGCGGACAAGTTGGCCGCAATAGTCCGCGGATTCACGTACGAAATATCTCTTGTGGTGTCGGCATATGGCGGATTCGTACTGAAATACTTGGGCGATGCCATACTCGCATTTTTTGTCATTCCGGACAAGTCCAATCCGTACATGCCGTGCACAAATGCAGTGCACTGTGCGAGATCTATGATCAGGGCAGTGAAAGAAGGGTTCAACGTCATCCTGAATCAAGAGGGCTATTCAGAACTAGATGTTCGTATAGGAATAGATCTGGGAGAAAATGTAGTGGTGGAGTATGGATGGGACCTTCATTCATTGGTCATGGATGGTAAACAGATAACTATTAGAAAAGTGCGCCACGACATCCTTGGTTATACTATTAGCATCGCATCCAAAATTACAGGTCTTGCGCAACCAAACCAGATTGTAATTGGCCAGTATGTTTACGAGGAGCTGGATAAGCAGCAGAAGGACGCTTTCAAACTACTGTCCACTCCTCCAGAGACCTGGAGTTATGTGGGTAGCAAGACCGGAAACCTGTATAGCCTTTATGCCAGCTCCTTATAG
- a CDS encoding multiprotein bridging factor aMBF1 translates to MSYCELCGRPAAERKMVVVDGTVFKVCMSCSKHGKPYTPAQVPASKKKKTTPAPARQPKIGMADDLVLDPEFPRLIREARMKKGITHEQLGMQMNEKANLLRRFETGALKPDELFAKKLERHLGIKLYISASTAATTEEKEK, encoded by the coding sequence ATGTCCTATTGCGAGCTGTGCGGCAGGCCTGCCGCCGAAAGAAAGATGGTGGTAGTTGACGGCACCGTTTTCAAGGTCTGCATGTCATGCTCAAAGCACGGCAAGCCCTACACGCCTGCGCAGGTGCCGGCGTCAAAAAAGAAGAAAACAACACCGGCTCCAGCGAGGCAGCCAAAAATCGGCATGGCAGATGACCTTGTGCTTGACCCCGAGTTTCCAAGGCTCATCAGGGAAGCAAGGATGAAAAAGGGCATTACGCACGAGCAGCTGGGCATGCAGATGAACGAAAAGGCCAACCTGCTGAGGAGGTTTGAAACAGGCGCCCTCAAGCCGGACGAGCTTTTTGCAAAAAAACTGGAGCGCCATCTTGGAATCAAATTATACATAAGCGCCTCGACGGCAGCAACAACAGAAGAAAAAGAAAAGTGA
- a CDS encoding nascent polypeptide-associated complex protein: MMRGNREMRRMLDKMGLDMKEMPNVEEVIIKTDTKEFYLVKPQIIEMKGKDSTIFQVVATDIEEKQREVPTFKEDDILLVMQQANVSREKAVQALTESKGDMAQAILTLTT; the protein is encoded by the coding sequence ATGATGCGCGGCAACCGCGAAATGAGGCGCATGCTGGACAAGATGGGCCTCGACATGAAGGAGATGCCAAACGTTGAAGAAGTCATCATCAAGACAGACACCAAAGAATTCTACCTTGTCAAGCCGCAGATCATTGAAATGAAGGGCAAGGACAGCACCATCTTTCAGGTGGTTGCAACGGACATTGAGGAAAAGCAGCGCGAGGTGCCGACGTTCAAGGAAGACGACATACTGCTTGTCATGCAGCAGGCAAATGTGTCGAGGGAAAAGGCGGTTCAGGCGCTGACTGAGTCAAAGGGCGACATGGCGCAGGCAATCCTGACGCTCACAACCTGA
- the hflX gene encoding GTPase HflX, translating into MSADFHRKAILITYPYDEAISEAVSLADAAGYRVEKIVTQKHITKSRYGIGLGKAEEVKAIAEEIQPEVIVFDEVLKPSQTYNLASVCKKEVIDRERLILEIFERRASTTESKTQIKLAQLRYDMTRAREAVRLAKAGEQPGFYGLGKYEADAYLLDIKNRAQALKKKLEKEVTKRQLHRNQRAKAGLMSISLAGYTSAGKTTLFNALTGEAKSTASSVFTTLSTFTRAIDLDGDKVLLLDTVGFISKLPAYMIDAFKSTLEELSYANLVFLVIDISEPILEIRRKLASSLEVIREFEVPETRIVYVLNKADKTTDEDAFDKAGQLGLLASRRVLPVSAKTGYNMDQLKSLARSLLFETEEIKEDNEEEKTSDGAQDRA; encoded by the coding sequence TTGTCGGCTGATTTTCACAGAAAGGCCATACTGATAACGTATCCTTATGACGAGGCCATAAGTGAGGCAGTGTCCCTTGCCGACGCTGCCGGCTACAGGGTGGAAAAAATCGTGACGCAAAAGCACATCACAAAGTCGCGCTATGGGATCGGCCTGGGCAAGGCAGAGGAAGTAAAGGCGATTGCAGAGGAGATCCAGCCTGAAGTCATAGTGTTTGACGAGGTGCTCAAGCCTAGCCAGACCTACAACCTTGCAAGCGTCTGCAAAAAAGAAGTAATTGACAGAGAACGCCTGATACTGGAGATATTTGAGCGCAGGGCAAGCACCACGGAATCAAAGACGCAGATAAAACTGGCGCAATTGCGCTACGACATGACCCGCGCAAGGGAGGCAGTGCGGCTTGCAAAGGCCGGCGAGCAGCCGGGATTTTACGGCCTTGGCAAGTACGAGGCCGACGCGTACCTGCTTGACATAAAAAACCGTGCCCAGGCGCTCAAGAAAAAGCTAGAAAAAGAAGTGACCAAGAGGCAGCTGCACAGGAACCAGCGCGCAAAGGCAGGGTTGATGTCGATTTCCCTTGCAGGCTACACGTCTGCAGGCAAGACCACGCTTTTCAACGCGCTCACCGGCGAGGCCAAGAGCACGGCGTCAAGTGTCTTTACCACGCTTTCCACGTTTACCCGCGCAATAGACCTTGACGGCGACAAAGTGCTGTTGCTTGATACTGTTGGCTTTATCAGCAAGCTGCCGGCGTACATGATTGACGCGTTCAAGTCCACACTTGAAGAGCTGTCATACGCAAACCTCGTGTTTCTTGTAATAGACATCAGCGAGCCCATCCTTGAGATAAGGCGCAAGCTTGCAAGCTCACTTGAAGTGATAAGGGAGTTTGAGGTGCCCGAGACCAGGATTGTTTATGTCCTGAACAAGGCAGACAAGACAACAGACGAGGATGCCTTTGACAAGGCAGGCCAGCTTGGCCTGCTTGCGTCAAGGCGCGTCCTGCCGGTGTCGGCAAAGACGGGCTACAACATGGATCAGTTGAAAAGCCTGGCAAGGTCCCTGCTTTTTGAAACGGAGGAGATCAAAGAAGACAATGAAGAAGAAAAAACAAGTGATGGTGCTCAGGATAGGGCATAG
- a CDS encoding sensor histidine kinase: MMNITAIKWNQPLLLVSSIALIAILLAFSSYQFFNDASNKITEIAAGENRASARILAHDLANSLANKLGGIQQNVQMIAQASSVQEKSIEKVSTLLEITQQTSGDMTDFYGWLDKDGRIDRTSSITDNENSAQFFFGADKSDRDWFINARDAKKGYASSAEKSPDDDGIDRLFISYPIIDSQSGSFEGVIYAGIPLAKVNNYLGSQIYPGEKEIAMDILDMKGTILQTTKHPSLLGMNYFSKEYQDAIAGVEEKAADDTSNSSGGLQEFTRYALANSSSSPPSSSSSGSDDGVSDFTYGDGQTVSIAYSYVKLDNTNFAVVFTRVSHGSAADVEAFIDQQRFTSMARIAVIGTAAVFIGALVLLWNRKLERTVADRTQALASKTAELLAANEQLKQHDRLQKEFINIAAHELRTPITPILTSIDTVRSIRDPNGENMVILSEGYYDIILRNIKRLERLSSDILQAARIESGNFSLHKEKFDLGRLINNVVVDASESMPDSKRGSIQVVFEPNHNDGNLVVEADQSKLYEVMTNLMQNAVRFTVEGKITVSTEKKSFEGLGRGAAVVVKVKDTGSGIAQDILPRLFQKFASASSRDNLGGTGLGLYVSKAIVEAHGGKIWAQNNADGKGATFSFSIPIQTE; the protein is encoded by the coding sequence ATGATGAATATTACAGCAATAAAGTGGAATCAACCACTTCTATTAGTTTCTTCAATAGCTCTAATTGCCATTTTACTGGCCTTTTCCAGTTATCAATTTTTCAATGATGCATCAAACAAGATAACCGAAATTGCCGCAGGAGAAAACAGGGCAAGCGCCCGCATATTAGCACATGACTTGGCTAATTCGCTTGCAAACAAGCTTGGTGGCATTCAGCAAAACGTACAGATGATTGCGCAAGCATCGTCTGTCCAAGAGAAGAGCATCGAAAAAGTCAGTACATTATTGGAAATTACACAGCAGACAAGCGGTGACATGACTGACTTTTATGGATGGCTTGATAAAGATGGCAGGATAGACCGGACAAGCAGCATCACCGATAATGAAAACTCGGCTCAGTTCTTCTTTGGAGCAGACAAAAGCGACCGGGATTGGTTCATCAATGCGAGGGACGCCAAAAAAGGCTATGCCAGCTCGGCGGAAAAATCACCTGATGATGACGGGATAGACCGGCTTTTTATCTCCTACCCCATAATAGATAGCCAGAGCGGCAGCTTTGAAGGCGTGATATACGCAGGAATTCCACTTGCAAAGGTAAACAATTACCTTGGCAGCCAGATCTATCCAGGAGAAAAGGAAATTGCCATGGACATTTTGGATATGAAGGGAACCATCCTTCAGACGACCAAGCACCCAAGCCTTCTGGGAATGAACTACTTTAGCAAAGAATACCAAGATGCAATAGCTGGCGTGGAGGAGAAGGCAGCGGATGATACTAGCAACAGCAGCGGCGGACTGCAGGAATTCACAAGATATGCACTTGCCAATTCATCCTCATCACCACCATCATCTTCTTCTTCTGGGTCTGATGATGGTGTGTCAGACTTCACTTATGGCGATGGCCAGACGGTCAGCATTGCATATTCATATGTCAAGCTTGACAATACCAATTTCGCAGTCGTCTTCACAAGAGTATCCCATGGAAGTGCTGCTGATGTGGAGGCATTTATCGATCAGCAGAGATTTACTAGCATGGCTAGGATAGCCGTGATAGGGACTGCGGCTGTGTTTATTGGCGCTTTGGTATTGTTGTGGAACAGGAAACTAGAGAGAACCGTTGCAGACAGAACACAAGCGCTGGCCTCCAAGACAGCCGAACTCTTGGCCGCAAATGAGCAGCTAAAACAGCACGACAGGCTGCAAAAAGAGTTCATCAACATTGCAGCTCACGAGCTGCGTACGCCAATCACCCCAATCTTGACATCAATTGACACAGTCAGAAGCATCAGAGATCCTAATGGGGAGAACATGGTTATACTTTCAGAAGGGTACTATGACATTATTCTCCGAAACATCAAGAGACTGGAGCGGCTTTCTTCGGATATATTACAGGCTGCAAGAATTGAAAGTGGAAATTTCAGTCTACACAAAGAAAAGTTTGACCTTGGCAGACTCATCAATAATGTGGTTGTCGATGCAAGCGAGTCTATGCCAGACAGCAAAAGAGGCAGCATACAGGTTGTATTTGAGCCCAATCACAATGATGGAAACCTAGTTGTCGAAGCAGACCAGTCGAAATTGTACGAAGTCATGACCAATCTTATGCAAAACGCCGTCAGGTTTACAGTAGAAGGAAAAATAACTGTATCTACAGAAAAGAAGAGCTTCGAGGGCCTAGGAAGAGGGGCGGCAGTAGTAGTCAAGGTCAAAGATACTGGAAGTGGAATTGCACAGGACATTTTGCCCCGGCTATTTCAAAAATTTGCTTCGGCCTCGTCTCGAGATAATCTTGGAGGAACAGGGTTGGGCCTCTATGTGTCAAAGGCCATTGTAGAGGCACACGGCGGCAAGATTTGGGCTCAAAACAATGCAGACGGAAAAGGGGCAACTTTTTCCTTTTCCATTCCTATACAAACAGAGTAA
- a CDS encoding class I SAM-dependent methyltransferase, with protein MGIESSDMPGNISSSENSRFFPDWDWEELYSYGPRVKRLPWFTEHLDADLKNELNIRKISSGKFLDIGTGVGSHAIELSKLGFEVTATDISQNAIDRARALSKDVTFFVDDIIHSRLSEEGYVFDYAFDRGCFHTLDPKYRSQYVTQVKKLIVSEGLFFLKTFSTKQPQGPGPHRFSTDMMAKYFGDHFKILKSIETVYEGTLRVLPKALFTVMAKM; from the coding sequence GTGGGAATCGAGAGCTCTGATATGCCTGGCAATATTTCTTCTTCTGAAAACAGTCGCTTTTTTCCAGATTGGGATTGGGAAGAACTTTACTCGTATGGACCTCGAGTGAAGCGGCTGCCATGGTTCACCGAGCACCTTGATGCCGATCTAAAAAATGAACTGAACATTCGCAAGATTTCAAGTGGGAAATTTTTGGACATTGGGACTGGCGTGGGTTCACATGCAATAGAGCTATCCAAGCTTGGTTTTGAAGTGACTGCTACAGATATTTCTCAAAATGCAATTGATCGTGCGAGAGCTCTTTCCAAGGATGTAACATTCTTCGTTGACGATATCATTCATTCCCGACTTTCCGAAGAGGGTTATGTGTTTGACTATGCCTTTGACAGGGGATGTTTTCACACCTTGGATCCAAAATATAGATCGCAGTATGTTACCCAAGTAAAGAAATTGATTGTTAGCGAGGGTCTATTTTTTCTAAAAACATTTAGCACAAAGCAGCCCCAAGGTCCCGGCCCACACAGGTTCTCTACTGACATGATGGCAAAATATTTTGGAGATCACTTCAAGATACTGAAGTCGATAGAAACCGTGTATGAGGGAACTCTGCGCGTATTGCCCAAGGCACTTTTCACAGTTATGGCCAAGATGTAG
- a CDS encoding adenylate/guanylate cyclase domain-containing protein, translating into MRFESSETCAIMMVDMVNSTRTACQLGNSSKLRLFYEIFINTMSRIATRLDARVVKNGGDSIICYFPGTRDCVDKSCLLPVLTCGLEMINARMALNYGLQSIGLPAVSYRISADYGRHEVAKDPYSDTIDLFGPTMSLCAKINSLSPANSLVIGEDLYEIVKTFSDFTITKCGEYRLDEFRSYLLYVVSKGSSKEDDNDVLTGRRDCIIEERTQDKEVLHL; encoded by the coding sequence TTGAGATTTGAGTCCTCTGAAACGTGTGCTATCATGATGGTTGACATGGTAAATTCTACGCGGACCGCTTGTCAGCTCGGTAATTCGTCCAAACTGAGGCTCTTTTACGAGATTTTCATCAACACCATGTCACGTATCGCAACACGTCTTGATGCTAGAGTCGTCAAGAATGGCGGCGACAGCATTATCTGCTATTTTCCTGGAACTAGGGATTGCGTGGACAAATCCTGCTTGTTGCCGGTACTAACTTGCGGTCTGGAAATGATAAATGCGCGTATGGCTCTAAATTATGGCCTCCAGTCCATAGGCTTGCCTGCGGTGAGTTATCGTATCAGCGCTGATTATGGGAGGCACGAAGTTGCAAAAGACCCCTACTCTGACACTATCGATCTATTCGGGCCGACAATGAGTCTTTGTGCAAAAATAAACTCGCTATCGCCTGCAAATAGCCTGGTGATTGGAGAAGACCTTTACGAGATCGTGAAAACATTTTCAGATTTCACTATTACCAAGTGCGGTGAATACCGGCTTGACGAATTCAGGAGTTACCTTCTATACGTTGTTTCAAAAGGATCCAGCAAAGAAGATGACAATGACGTTCTAACAGGCCGGCGAGACTGCATAATAGAAGAGAGGACGCAAGACAAAGAAGTATTACATCTCTGA
- a CDS encoding MinD/ParA family ATP-binding protein, translating into MTTRSIAFHSYKGGTGKTTLAANLAAKLASEGYNVTLLDLDVYAPSLQVYFDYYPETWLNDLLSGNAKLSEVMVDISSTVSKLVADPGKKTGKLWVGFSNPQKEEIYKMEGGIGKQKNDKIEFLRKFIQVREEIIDRYDCDYIIVDTSPGVRYWSINALALADAIFLTLKFGDLDIEGTRKMATDLYNSFTRFGAKSYLLLNRVAGYCVPESSQAPHLHIHHDKQEMTRMISSLPVTDEQEIGKTLSEQVGMDLISAVPCYCDIQFSRKEFLTVLEHPEHPFAKQLEKLAMSQQIKSD; encoded by the coding sequence ATGACAACAAGGTCCATAGCCTTCCACTCGTACAAAGGAGGCACGGGCAAGACTACCCTGGCTGCCAACCTTGCAGCCAAACTTGCCAGTGAAGGCTACAATGTCACACTGCTTGATCTGGATGTATACGCTCCAAGCCTGCAGGTTTATTTTGATTATTATCCTGAAACGTGGCTCAACGACCTACTATCGGGCAATGCAAAGCTGTCTGAGGTAATGGTCGACATATCATCTACGGTGAGCAAGCTTGTTGCAGATCCAGGCAAGAAGACTGGAAAACTCTGGGTGGGATTTTCCAATCCACAGAAGGAAGAGATCTACAAGATGGAAGGAGGCATCGGCAAGCAGAAAAATGATAAAATTGAATTCCTTCGTAAATTTATACAGGTTAGAGAAGAGATAATTGACAGGTATGATTGTGACTACATAATTGTCGACACCAGCCCGGGGGTAAGGTACTGGTCGATAAACGCGCTGGCGTTGGCTGACGCAATTTTCCTGACGCTAAAATTTGGAGATCTCGACATCGAAGGGACAAGAAAGATGGCTACAGACCTTTACAATTCGTTTACGAGGTTTGGTGCCAAGTCATATCTCCTGTTGAACAGGGTGGCAGGCTACTGCGTACCCGAGTCGTCGCAAGCTCCTCATTTACATATCCACCACGACAAACAAGAGATGACGAGGATGATTTCTTCCCTGCCAGTTACAGACGAGCAAGAGATAGGGAAAACCTTATCCGAACAGGTTGGCATGGATTTGATTTCTGCCGTCCCGTGCTATTGCGACATACAGTTTAGCAGAAAAGAGTTCCTGACAGTTCTTGAGCATCCTGAACATCCATTTGCAAAACAGCTTGAAAAGCTGGCAATGTCGCAGCAAATCAAAAGTGATTAA
- a CDS encoding phosphate uptake regulator PhoU, translating to MESNVENGGNGKGDGRGEETRKLQYTGGSSYIVSLPKKWIQELGLKQGDHVTILRQGNSTLQIAPASKRITKEQKDATIEVAKDNNPYFIARKLIALYFLGYNVINIVPKDGRLQVEQREVIKNIARRILMGTEIIADSASGITLQVLINLLDLSVDAAFKRMLLIAKSMYRDVMIALRENNAELAEEVIKSDDEVDRFSFYIVRQLKIAIKNEHLLKEIGLEEPRNCLGYRLIAKSVERVADHAAIIAKDIIEMHQPANKEVIEKIDEMCGFALEVLDDACLSMFKRDYEAADRAIEKARKVDEMEKAIIKSISKPKDASEMYRIKLITENVRRVSEYASDIAEIVLNMTVQQTIRKG from the coding sequence ATGGAAAGCAATGTAGAAAATGGAGGCAACGGCAAGGGTGACGGCCGGGGCGAGGAAACTAGAAAGCTGCAGTACACCGGCGGCTCGTCGTACATTGTGTCGCTTCCAAAGAAATGGATACAGGAGCTTGGCCTCAAGCAGGGCGACCACGTGACGATACTGAGGCAGGGCAACTCTACCTTGCAGATTGCGCCTGCGTCAAAGCGCATAACAAAAGAGCAAAAGGACGCCACAATAGAAGTCGCAAAGGACAACAACCCTTACTTTATCGCAAGAAAGCTCATTGCGCTCTACTTTCTTGGATACAACGTCATAAACATCGTTCCAAAGGACGGCAGGCTGCAGGTGGAACAGCGCGAAGTCATCAAGAATATCGCCCGGCGCATCCTCATGGGGACAGAGATCATCGCCGACTCGGCGAGCGGCATAACGCTTCAGGTGCTCATCAACCTGCTTGACCTGTCTGTAGACGCCGCGTTCAAGCGCATGCTGCTGATTGCCAAGTCGATGTATCGCGACGTGATGATAGCGCTTCGTGAAAACAACGCCGAGCTTGCAGAAGAAGTGATAAAATCAGATGACGAAGTAGACCGGTTCAGCTTCTATATAGTCAGGCAGCTGAAAATAGCCATCAAGAACGAACACCTGCTCAAGGAGATAGGCCTTGAGGAGCCGCGCAACTGCCTCGGGTACAGGCTCATTGCCAAGTCAGTCGAGCGCGTTGCAGACCATGCGGCAATAATTGCCAAAGACATCATAGAAATGCACCAGCCAGCAAACAAGGAAGTCATCGAGAAGATAGACGAGATGTGCGGCTTTGCCCTTGAGGTGCTCGACGACGCGTGCCTGTCGATGTTCAAGCGCGACTATGAAGCTGCAGACAGGGCTATTGAAAAAGCGCGCAAAGTTGACGAAATGGAAAAGGCGATAATAAAGTCCATCTCAAAACCCAAGGACGCAAGCGAGATGTACAGGATAAAGCTCATCACAGAAAACGTCCGGCGCGTCTCCGAGTATGCAAGCGACATTGCAGAAATCGTGCTCAATATGACTGTGCAGCAGACAATCAGGAAGGGTTGA
- a CDS encoding iron-containing redox enzyme family protein, translating into MSSKKMVYSQRTDNSAEQFGSKLRIKLALMRDGRSNQFASSSMSIENARAWFKDYLIKAHSIIRASVPLMEVARHRCTVLLADEKNPLLLTSLASYFERHIKEETGHDEWLIQDLEVIGVPRRECLERVPSQVVAELVGSQYYWINHWHPVSLLGYIAFLEGNPPSSEWIQLVRKITDYPEEAFRTIIKHSELDQQHRDDLNDLLDELPLTSEHQKWVTSNALYSAGKFHDIWNP; encoded by the coding sequence GTGAGCAGTAAAAAGATGGTTTACTCGCAAAGAACTGATAATTCTGCCGAACAATTTGGTAGCAAGCTCAGAATCAAGCTTGCGCTGATGCGTGATGGAAGAAGCAATCAGTTCGCTTCTTCTTCAATGTCAATTGAGAACGCCCGCGCCTGGTTCAAGGATTATCTGATTAAGGCGCATTCGATTATCAGAGCCAGCGTTCCTCTTATGGAAGTTGCTCGTCATAGATGCACAGTGCTGCTGGCTGATGAAAAGAACCCGCTACTACTCACTAGCCTCGCGAGTTACTTTGAGAGGCATATCAAGGAGGAAACAGGACATGATGAATGGCTGATACAAGATCTCGAGGTCATTGGCGTCCCCCGTCGTGAATGTTTAGAAAGGGTGCCGTCTCAAGTAGTTGCCGAGCTTGTTGGATCCCAGTATTACTGGATAAATCATTGGCATCCCGTAAGCTTGCTAGGATATATTGCATTTTTGGAAGGGAACCCACCATCATCAGAGTGGATCCAGTTAGTTAGAAAAATAACTGATTATCCTGAAGAGGCATTTAGGACAATAATCAAACACTCGGAGCTAGACCAGCAACATCGCGACGACCTTAACGATTTGCTGGACGAATTGCCGCTGACATCAGAGCATCAAAAATGGGTGACGTCGAACGCGTTGTACTCCGCAGGCAAATTCCATGATATTTGGAACCCATAA
- a CDS encoding PUA domain-containing protein, whose product MGFHAVLMPKLNPLPLDARDKVCRHIDALFGAGVSETLPATDNDNSMKFEYSRKTGRIKNFSIDGALAATLRTDGGLALTVEGAQFFVNNSRAFLENCVVPAEEAVPFVSEGRSLFCRHVTWCGSNVKAGSDIAVLDKKENGSVIAVGIAILGAGLMNKFSKGVAVKVREGIKGRTA is encoded by the coding sequence GTGGGATTCCATGCAGTCCTGATGCCCAAATTGAATCCGCTTCCACTTGATGCACGGGATAAGGTTTGCCGGCACATAGACGCCCTATTTGGCGCCGGCGTGTCAGAGACCCTGCCGGCCACCGATAATGATAACAGCATGAAGTTTGAATACTCGCGGAAAACGGGCAGGATCAAGAACTTTTCAATCGACGGCGCACTTGCCGCCACCTTGCGCACAGACGGCGGTCTTGCTCTCACCGTGGAAGGCGCACAGTTTTTTGTAAATAACAGCAGGGCTTTTTTGGAAAACTGCGTGGTGCCTGCAGAAGAGGCCGTGCCGTTTGTGAGCGAGGGAAGGTCGCTTTTCTGCCGCCATGTGACATGGTGCGGCTCTAACGTCAAAGCAGGCTCGGATATTGCCGTCCTTGACAAGAAGGAAAATGGCAGTGTAATTGCTGTCGGCATTGCCATCCTTGGTGCCGGCCTGATGAACAAGTTCTCAAAGGGTGTCGCCGTCAAAGTCAGAGAAGGAATAAAAGGTAGAACGGCCTAG
- a CDS encoding Fic family protein, whose protein sequence is MEYDGLLGKIKDGYSQWKASLSSSQWEKETQSFSVRFAFDTNKTQRELSLAATKRLLREGKAPKGRPFWQWGITPLQDLGEAEAQLELFTEILRSKNDLSLQTILRWHDKIFSATKPSIAGKIRKHQSTISGSRFTPPSPLELSALMRDLFAWYKTSKGKIHPVELAALMHLKLVSAHPFVDGNGRIARLAMNFILFRNGYPMFKIPYEWVDGYYRAIEESQVNNCQEAFLAWFARAYVIVNARYSTSELPKRSQKQK, encoded by the coding sequence TTGGAATATGATGGCTTGTTGGGGAAGATAAAGGATGGCTACTCCCAATGGAAAGCATCGTTGTCCTCATCACAATGGGAAAAAGAAACGCAATCATTCTCCGTCAGGTTTGCATTTGATACGAATAAAACACAACGAGAGTTATCGTTAGCGGCAACCAAGAGACTTCTCCGAGAAGGAAAAGCTCCAAAAGGCAGACCCTTCTGGCAATGGGGAATCACGCCACTGCAAGACCTCGGTGAAGCTGAAGCGCAATTAGAACTGTTCACCGAGATCCTTAGATCTAAGAATGATTTATCGCTACAGACAATTTTGCGATGGCACGATAAGATATTCAGCGCGACCAAGCCTAGCATTGCGGGCAAGATAAGAAAACACCAATCAACGATCTCTGGCAGCAGATTCACGCCACCATCTCCACTAGAATTATCGGCATTGATGAGAGATTTGTTTGCATGGTACAAGACAAGCAAAGGAAAGATTCATCCCGTAGAGCTGGCCGCGCTGATGCATCTCAAATTAGTATCCGCTCATCCGTTTGTTGATGGCAACGGCAGGATTGCGAGGCTAGCAATGAATTTTATCCTTTTTCGAAACGGTTATCCAATGTTCAAAATCCCATATGAATGGGTGGATGGATACTATAGGGCAATCGAAGAATCGCAAGTCAACAATTGCCAAGAAGCTTTTCTAGCATGGTTTGCCAGAGCATATGTTATTGTCAATGCCAGATATAGTACCTCCGAACTACCCAAGCGGTCCCAAAAACAAAAATGA